In Barnesiella propionica, the sequence GAAACCTATCTGAAGCGTTTTATCGATCAGGGATTCGAGTATATTAAACTTGACTTTATGACACACGGCTCTTTGGAATGCGACGGTCATTATGATAAAACGGTTTATACTGGTATACAGGCATACAATCAGGGACTGCAGCATATCATTGATTTTCTGGATGGTAAGATGTATATTAATCTTTCTATCGCTCCGCTATTCCCGGCCAATTATGCCCATAGCCGTCGTATAGCTTGTGATGCCTATAAGAAAATGTCCGAGACAGAATATACACTCAATTCCCTGACTTACGGCTGGTGGCTCGACAGAGTATATTCCTATAACGATGCCGATAATATGTGTTTTTACGGAGCTACCGTAGGAGAGAACAGGGCTCGTATGACATCCGGTTTGGTATGCGGGATGTTTACGGTCGGGGATGATTTCAGTTCTTCGGGAGCTGCTAAGGCAAAAGAACTTGCCGAAACATGTTTGCTGAATAAAGAGGTAATTAAATTGGCACGTAACGGACGTTCGTTCCGTCCTGTGGAAGGAGCGGCAGGAGATGCTGCGGCCGATATGTTTATACAACGGGTAGCGGATACGGTATATGTCGCCGCCTTTAACTATTCCATCAAAGTAACCCAGCCGCTGATAGATTTCGACCGGTTAGGTTTAAACAAAGGTACTAAGTATGTTGTACATGAGATATGGAGAGATGATATATCTCAAAAGTCCGATTCCTGGGAAGAATCGGTTCCCCGATATGATGTAAAATTATTTAAGATATATCCGGGAGATTTAGGATCGGTAGACAAAACGGAAACCGGTTCCGGGTTCCTCTGTTACCCTAATCCGTGTACCGATTGGCTGTATGTTTCCAACGACGGATTTGAAGCGAATTATACGATTCTTAATGCTTCCGGTCAGGTTGTTAAGGAAATGTCGGATTCTACAGGAATTTTATCGGTTGCCGATTTGGAAAAAGGAATCTATTTCCTCATGAGTAAAACTGCGGAGGGGAAAGTAAATACTGCTACGTTTATCAAGCGGTAATTCCCTGCCTTTCTTTTTAAATTCAAGTTATATATAAGTTTAGTTAATTCTTTCCGGACATGATTCGTAATTTTTTAATTACGAATCATGTCTTTACAAGAGAGAAGCAGCTTGTCTTTTGTCTTTTCGTTTTGCTGTAAATTAAATAATCGCGAAATTATCATGAAAGTCCTGAATAAAATATTCGTTGCTTGTATTGTCTCATTGTTATTTCCTTTTTCGGGTTGCGCCCCGCATGAAGACAATGATTTTATTATGTGGTACGAACAACCGGCCCGGGAATGGATGGAAGCGCTCCCTATGGGGAATGGCCGCTTAGGTGCTATGGTATATGGTGGTATCGAAAATGAAAAAATAGCGTTGAATGAAATAACGATGTGGTCCGGGCAACCCGATTCTACACAAGACGATCTTTGCGGTAAAGAGAACCTGAAAAAAATGAGAGAGCTCTTTTTTCAAGGGAAAATAGAAGAAGGAAATATGATGGGGTCCGCTTGTCTGTCCGGTGCCGGAAAATCTTTCGGTACCCATTTGCCGGTAGGAGATCTGGATATGCGATTCGTTTATGGAGAAGGAGAGATAAAAGATTACCGCAGACAACTCGATCTGGAAAATTCGATCTTGTCTGTTTCTTTTGAGAAGGGAGGAGTGAATTATTTCCGTGAATATTTCTGCAGTAATCCCGATGATGTGATGGTTATGAAATATACAGCGGATAAACCCGGAAAAATAACCACGACACTTTCGCTGAATATGCTTCGGGAAAGTAAAATACGAGCCGGAGTGGACGGCTTGAGTATGTCCGGTAAGGTTTCCTTTCCTAAGCTCGGACCCGGCGGAGTCAGCTTCTTAGGCATGATATCCGTTTTGCCGGTAAGAGGGAATATTACTTTTACCGATAGTACGGTCACGATTACAGATGCGGATGAGCTGGTTGTTTTAACTGATATCCGCACCAACTATAAATCAGAAAATTATAACAGCCTATGTGCTGAAAATATAAATTTGGCAAAAGGAAAAGATTATGAAATCCTGAAAAGTTCCCATGTAAAAGATTATCGTTCTCTCTATAGCCGGATGAGTATTTCTTTAGGAGACGGAAATAACGCTCTGCCTACCGATGTACGCAGGGAACATATAAAAGCAGGTAAGTCCGATCCTGCCTTCGATGCTTTGTTCTATCAATACGGGCGTTATATGCTTATTTCCTCTTCCCGCCCCGGAGCGCCTCTTCCTGCAAATTTGCAGGGAATATGGAACGATAATCTGGCCTGTAATATGCCTTGGACCTGCGATTACCATCTGGATATCAATATCCAGCAGAATTATTGGTCTGCCAATGTGGCGAACCTGCATGAATGTAACGAACCATTGTTCGATTATATCAGGCAGTTATCCGTCGCCGGACACCGGACGGCCGGAAAAGTATACGGATGTGACGGATGGGTAGCCCATACCATTGCTAATGCATGGGGATATACAGCTCCCGCAGCAGTGGGGTGGGGAATGCATCCTACTGCTGGTGCGTGGATTGCCACACATCTGTGGACGCATTATCTATATACCAGAGATAAAGAATATCTGAAAGTAACGGGATATCCTCTGCTTAAAGAGACAGCTAAATTTTTCAGGGATTATATGATAGAAGATCCGAATAGCGGTTATCTTGTTACGGGACCCAGTATATCTCCCGAAAATGCTTTTCGTTATAATAACGGGAACTGGTCTTTGTCCATGATGCCTACGGTAGATCGTTGCATCGTTTATAGTATCTATACC encodes:
- a CDS encoding glycoside hydrolase family 95 protein, coding for MKVLNKIFVACIVSLLFPFSGCAPHEDNDFIMWYEQPAREWMEALPMGNGRLGAMVYGGIENEKIALNEITMWSGQPDSTQDDLCGKENLKKMRELFFQGKIEEGNMMGSACLSGAGKSFGTHLPVGDLDMRFVYGEGEIKDYRRQLDLENSILSVSFEKGGVNYFREYFCSNPDDVMVMKYTADKPGKITTTLSLNMLRESKIRAGVDGLSMSGKVSFPKLGPGGVSFLGMISVLPVRGNITFTDSTVTITDADELVVLTDIRTNYKSENYNSLCAENINLAKGKDYEILKSSHVKDYRSLYSRMSISLGDGNNALPTDVRREHIKAGKSDPAFDALFYQYGRYMLISSSRPGAPLPANLQGIWNDNLACNMPWTCDYHLDINIQQNYWSANVANLHECNEPLFDYIRQLSVAGHRTAGKVYGCDGWVAHTIANAWGYTAPAAVGWGMHPTAGAWIATHLWTHYLYTRDKEYLKVTGYPLLKETAKFFRDYMIEDPNSGYLVTGPSISPENAFRYNNGNWSLSMMPTVDRCIVYSIYTACIESCKILGVDEEFRETLENDLSKLPPLMIGKNGNIQEWLMDVERAEPNHRHSSHLLCLYPLGQISYTRTPELMAAARKSVESQLNAPGWEDTEWSRANMINFYARLKDASAAYNSLQGLYREFSRENLMTVSPAGIAGAENDIFSFDANEAGVSGISEMLLQSYDGFLEFLPALPAQWARGQVSGIFAQGGLEINMSWREGRLKNASVKATKAHHFRLKLSQSWGKPLFRIDGKELSLDEGDGYYTVNLNPGSVLSVRY